A portion of the Pan troglodytes isolate AG18354 chromosome 10, NHGRI_mPanTro3-v2.0_pri, whole genome shotgun sequence genome contains these proteins:
- the FAM234B gene encoding protein FAM234B isoform X1 → MATVLSRALKLPGKKSPDLGEYDPLTQADSDESEDDLVLNLQKNGGVKNGKSPLGEVPEPDSDAEIAEAAKPHLSEVTTEGYPSEPLGGLEQKAASSLVSYVRTSVFLLTLGISMILVLLCAFLIPCPPRDLHSTWSRHLGSQGGGDLSPLELADVNGDGLRDVLLSFVMSRNGSAVGVSRPAANLVCLSGMNGSTLWSSLLPEEARDITCLELMPGSLAETICLVTGTHKMLSAFNATSGKAIWTLNPNYLSNGTLAAPVVVLPDLDEDGVRDLVVLAIGELQPDLCFLLVSGRTGNPVGRPVKYNIVGVGNLIGPQVYITTNGAVYILFGFGNIQAVALRDIFVQAQNRDSSPPSLQIEEPEWEKRRSINLSELIDVYSDGVELLQMVKAPDSNCSNLLITTRQSLVLLRGQNLTPYWALRLQGLRSQPTPGYFTDDQTLDFLLQIQDGVGMKKMMVVDGDSGSVVWSYRAPCHMKETPATSAVTSDQKSVFLFWAEGLSAASPNSDIILGTEPPSLHHLYLLHPAFPSILLDLANTTGTVTASEVGINDLWKDAFYVTRTTGPSSEGHPAALVVSKLSLRWALMEGQMAQLQESTPKIGRGELRRFLSRIKFVEAPYEI, encoded by the exons ggAAGAAGAGCCCAGACCTAGGGGAGTATGATCCACTCACCCAGGCTGACAGTGATGAGAGCGAAGACGATCTGGTGCTTAACCTGCAGAAGAATGGAGGGGTCAAAAATGGGAAGAGTCCTTTGGGAGAAGTGCCAGAACCCGACTCAGATGCTGAGATTGCAGAGGCTGCAAAGCCACATCTTTCAGAAGTCACCACGGAGGGCTACCCCTCAGAACCCCTTGGGGGCCTGGAACAGAAGGCGGCCTCCTCCCTGGTGTCATATGTGCGCACGTCTGTCTTCCTGCTGACTTTGGGGATCTCGATGATCCTGGTGCTCCTGTGTGCTTTCCTGATCCCCTGTCCTCCCAGAGATCTGCACAGCACCTGGAGCCGCCACTTGGGCTCCCAGGGAG GTGGGGACCTGTCTCCATTGGAATTGGCTGATGTGAATGGAGATGGCCTGCGTGATGTGCTTCTCTCCTTTGTGATGTCAAGGAACGGGAGTGCAGTAG GTGTCTCAAGGCCAGCTGCTAATCTTGTATGCCTTTCGGGGATGAATGGCAGCACACTGTGGTCTAGTCTTCTCCCTGAGGAGGCTCGAGATATCACATGTTTGGAGCTGATGCCAGGAAGCTTGGCTGAAACCATCTGCCTTGTGACAGGGACACACAAGATGCTCAGCGCATTCAATGCAACGTCAG GGAAAGCCATTTGGACTTTAAACCCAAACTACTTGTCCAACGGTACCTTGGCTGCCCCAGTTGTGGTACTGCCAGACTTGGATGAAGATGGTGTTCGAGACCTTGTGGTTCTGGCCATTGGGGAATTGCAG CCAGATCTGTGCTTTCTGCTGGTGTCTGGCCGGACCGGAAATCCAGTGGGTCGACCTGTGAAGTACAACATCGTTGGAGTTGGGAATCTGATTGGTCCTCAGGTTTACATCACCACAAACGGGGCTGTCTACATCCTGTTTGGCTTTG GAAATATACAAGCTGTCGCACTGCGGGACATTTTTGTTCAGGCCCAAAATCGAGACAGCTCACCACCTTCTCTGCAGATAGAAGAGCCAGAATGGGAAAAGCGAAGATCCATCAACCTGTCTGAGCTCATTGATGTTTACAG TGATGGTGTTGAACTACTCCAGATGGTGAAGGCACCAGATTCCAACTGCAGCAACCTTCTGATTACAACCAGACAAAGCCTTGTGCTGCTTCGGGGGCAAAATCTGACACCTTACTGGGCATTGAGACTTCAAGGCCTGCGCAG CCAACCTACTCCTGGATATTTCACTGATGATCAGACATTAGACTTCCTTCTGCAGATACAGGACGGAGTTGGGATGAAAAAG ATGATGGTTGTGGATGGTGACTCTGGCTCCGTTGTTTGGAGTTACCGTGCTCCGTGTCACATGAAAGAAACGCCAGCCACCTCAGCAGTTACTTCAGACCAGAAGTCTGTCTTCCTCTTCTGGGCCGAAGGGCTGTCAGCTGCATCTCCCAATTCC GATATCATCCTAGGAACTGAGCCGCCCAGCCTTCACCACCTTTACCTCCTGCATCCTGCGTTCCCCTCCATCCTTCTGGATCTGGCCAACACCACCGGCACAGTGACGGCTTCAGAGG TTGGAATTAACGACCTCTGGAAAGATGCCTTTTATGTTACCAGGACAACAGGGCCAAGCTCCGAAGGCCATCCAGCAGCCCTGGTGGTCAGCAAGCTTAGTCTACGGTGGGCACTAATGGAGGGCCAGATGGCTCAGCTACAGGAGTCCACCCCCAAAATTGGCCGTGGGGAGCTGCGAAGATTTCTCTCTAGGATAAAGTTTGTTGAAGCTCCCTACGAG ATCTAA
- the FAM234B gene encoding protein FAM234B isoform X2 gives MATVLSRALKLPGKKSPDLGEYDPLTQADSDESEDDLVLNLQKNGGVKNGKSPLGEVPEPDSDAEIAEAAKPHLSEVTTEGYPSEPLGGLEQKAASSLVSYVRTSVFLLTLGISMILVLLCAFLIPCPPRDLHSTWSRHLGSQGGGDLSPLELADVNGDGLRDVLLSFVMSRNGSAVGVSRPAANLVCLSGMNGSTLWSSLLPEEARDITCLELMPGSLAETICLVTGTHKMLSAFNATSGKAIWTLNPNYLSNGTLAAPVVVLPDLDEDGVRDLVVLAIGELQPDLCFLLVSGRTGNPVGRPVKYNIVGVGNLIGPQVYITTNGAVYILFGFGNIQAVALRDIFVQAQNRDSSPPSLQIEEPEWEKRRSINLSELIDVYSDGVELLQMVKAPDSNCSNLLITTRQSLVLLRGQNLTPYWALRLQGLRSQPTPGYFTDDQTLDFLLQIQDGVGMKKMMVVDGDSGSVVWSYRAPCHMKETPATSAVTSDQKSVFLFWAEGLSAASPNSDIILGTEPPSLHHLYLLHPAFPSILLDLANTTGTVTASEDGVLLFFAQDGVQWHDLGSLQPPPPGFK, from the exons ggAAGAAGAGCCCAGACCTAGGGGAGTATGATCCACTCACCCAGGCTGACAGTGATGAGAGCGAAGACGATCTGGTGCTTAACCTGCAGAAGAATGGAGGGGTCAAAAATGGGAAGAGTCCTTTGGGAGAAGTGCCAGAACCCGACTCAGATGCTGAGATTGCAGAGGCTGCAAAGCCACATCTTTCAGAAGTCACCACGGAGGGCTACCCCTCAGAACCCCTTGGGGGCCTGGAACAGAAGGCGGCCTCCTCCCTGGTGTCATATGTGCGCACGTCTGTCTTCCTGCTGACTTTGGGGATCTCGATGATCCTGGTGCTCCTGTGTGCTTTCCTGATCCCCTGTCCTCCCAGAGATCTGCACAGCACCTGGAGCCGCCACTTGGGCTCCCAGGGAG GTGGGGACCTGTCTCCATTGGAATTGGCTGATGTGAATGGAGATGGCCTGCGTGATGTGCTTCTCTCCTTTGTGATGTCAAGGAACGGGAGTGCAGTAG GTGTCTCAAGGCCAGCTGCTAATCTTGTATGCCTTTCGGGGATGAATGGCAGCACACTGTGGTCTAGTCTTCTCCCTGAGGAGGCTCGAGATATCACATGTTTGGAGCTGATGCCAGGAAGCTTGGCTGAAACCATCTGCCTTGTGACAGGGACACACAAGATGCTCAGCGCATTCAATGCAACGTCAG GGAAAGCCATTTGGACTTTAAACCCAAACTACTTGTCCAACGGTACCTTGGCTGCCCCAGTTGTGGTACTGCCAGACTTGGATGAAGATGGTGTTCGAGACCTTGTGGTTCTGGCCATTGGGGAATTGCAG CCAGATCTGTGCTTTCTGCTGGTGTCTGGCCGGACCGGAAATCCAGTGGGTCGACCTGTGAAGTACAACATCGTTGGAGTTGGGAATCTGATTGGTCCTCAGGTTTACATCACCACAAACGGGGCTGTCTACATCCTGTTTGGCTTTG GAAATATACAAGCTGTCGCACTGCGGGACATTTTTGTTCAGGCCCAAAATCGAGACAGCTCACCACCTTCTCTGCAGATAGAAGAGCCAGAATGGGAAAAGCGAAGATCCATCAACCTGTCTGAGCTCATTGATGTTTACAG TGATGGTGTTGAACTACTCCAGATGGTGAAGGCACCAGATTCCAACTGCAGCAACCTTCTGATTACAACCAGACAAAGCCTTGTGCTGCTTCGGGGGCAAAATCTGACACCTTACTGGGCATTGAGACTTCAAGGCCTGCGCAG CCAACCTACTCCTGGATATTTCACTGATGATCAGACATTAGACTTCCTTCTGCAGATACAGGACGGAGTTGGGATGAAAAAG ATGATGGTTGTGGATGGTGACTCTGGCTCCGTTGTTTGGAGTTACCGTGCTCCGTGTCACATGAAAGAAACGCCAGCCACCTCAGCAGTTACTTCAGACCAGAAGTCTGTCTTCCTCTTCTGGGCCGAAGGGCTGTCAGCTGCATCTCCCAATTCC GATATCATCCTAGGAACTGAGCCGCCCAGCCTTCACCACCTTTACCTCCTGCATCCTGCGTTCCCCTCCATCCTTCTGGATCTGGCCAACACCACCGGCACAGTGACGGCTTCAGAGG
- the FAM234B gene encoding protein FAM234B isoform X3, translating into MILVLLCAFLIPCPPRDLHSTWSRHLGSQGGGDLSPLELADVNGDGLRDVLLSFVMSRNGSAVGVSRPAANLVCLSGMNGSTLWSSLLPEEARDITCLELMPGSLAETICLVTGTHKMLSAFNATSGKAIWTLNPNYLSNGTLAAPVVVLPDLDEDGVRDLVVLAIGELQPDLCFLLVSGRTGNPVGRPVKYNIVGVGNLIGPQVYITTNGAVYILFGFGNIQAVALRDIFVQAQNRDSSPPSLQIEEPEWEKRRSINLSELIDVYSDGVELLQMVKAPDSNCSNLLITTRQSLVLLRGQNLTPYWALRLQGLRSQPTPGYFTDDQTLDFLLQIQDGVGMKKMMVVDGDSGSVVWSYRAPCHMKETPATSAVTSDQKSVFLFWAEGLSAASPNSDIILGTEPPSLHHLYLLHPAFPSILLDLANTTGTVTASEVGINDLWKDAFYVTRTTGPSSEGHPAALVVSKLSLRWALMEGQMAQLQESTPKIGRGELRRFLSRIKFVEAPYEI; encoded by the exons ATGATCCTGGTGCTCCTGTGTGCTTTCCTGATCCCCTGTCCTCCCAGAGATCTGCACAGCACCTGGAGCCGCCACTTGGGCTCCCAGGGAG GTGGGGACCTGTCTCCATTGGAATTGGCTGATGTGAATGGAGATGGCCTGCGTGATGTGCTTCTCTCCTTTGTGATGTCAAGGAACGGGAGTGCAGTAG GTGTCTCAAGGCCAGCTGCTAATCTTGTATGCCTTTCGGGGATGAATGGCAGCACACTGTGGTCTAGTCTTCTCCCTGAGGAGGCTCGAGATATCACATGTTTGGAGCTGATGCCAGGAAGCTTGGCTGAAACCATCTGCCTTGTGACAGGGACACACAAGATGCTCAGCGCATTCAATGCAACGTCAG GGAAAGCCATTTGGACTTTAAACCCAAACTACTTGTCCAACGGTACCTTGGCTGCCCCAGTTGTGGTACTGCCAGACTTGGATGAAGATGGTGTTCGAGACCTTGTGGTTCTGGCCATTGGGGAATTGCAG CCAGATCTGTGCTTTCTGCTGGTGTCTGGCCGGACCGGAAATCCAGTGGGTCGACCTGTGAAGTACAACATCGTTGGAGTTGGGAATCTGATTGGTCCTCAGGTTTACATCACCACAAACGGGGCTGTCTACATCCTGTTTGGCTTTG GAAATATACAAGCTGTCGCACTGCGGGACATTTTTGTTCAGGCCCAAAATCGAGACAGCTCACCACCTTCTCTGCAGATAGAAGAGCCAGAATGGGAAAAGCGAAGATCCATCAACCTGTCTGAGCTCATTGATGTTTACAG TGATGGTGTTGAACTACTCCAGATGGTGAAGGCACCAGATTCCAACTGCAGCAACCTTCTGATTACAACCAGACAAAGCCTTGTGCTGCTTCGGGGGCAAAATCTGACACCTTACTGGGCATTGAGACTTCAAGGCCTGCGCAG CCAACCTACTCCTGGATATTTCACTGATGATCAGACATTAGACTTCCTTCTGCAGATACAGGACGGAGTTGGGATGAAAAAG ATGATGGTTGTGGATGGTGACTCTGGCTCCGTTGTTTGGAGTTACCGTGCTCCGTGTCACATGAAAGAAACGCCAGCCACCTCAGCAGTTACTTCAGACCAGAAGTCTGTCTTCCTCTTCTGGGCCGAAGGGCTGTCAGCTGCATCTCCCAATTCC GATATCATCCTAGGAACTGAGCCGCCCAGCCTTCACCACCTTTACCTCCTGCATCCTGCGTTCCCCTCCATCCTTCTGGATCTGGCCAACACCACCGGCACAGTGACGGCTTCAGAGG TTGGAATTAACGACCTCTGGAAAGATGCCTTTTATGTTACCAGGACAACAGGGCCAAGCTCCGAAGGCCATCCAGCAGCCCTGGTGGTCAGCAAGCTTAGTCTACGGTGGGCACTAATGGAGGGCCAGATGGCTCAGCTACAGGAGTCCACCCCCAAAATTGGCCGTGGGGAGCTGCGAAGATTTCTCTCTAGGATAAAGTTTGTTGAAGCTCCCTACGAG ATCTAA
- the GSG1 gene encoding germ cell-specific gene 1 protein isoform X1: MSDPSQLTQNVCLTQEMELAKAFSGQRTLLSAILSMLSLSFSTTSLLSNYWFVGTQKVPKPLCEKGLAAKCFDMPVSLDGDTNTSTQEVVQYNWETGDDRFSFRSFRSGMWLSCEETVEEPALLHPQSWKQFRALRSSGTAAAKGERCRSFIELTPPAEREILWLSLATQITYIGLQFISFLLLLTDLLLTGNPACGLKLSAFAAVSSVLSGLLGMVAHMMYSQVFQATANLGPEDWRPHVWNYGWAFYMAWLSFTCCMASAVTTFNTYTRMVLEFKCKHSKSFKENPNCLPHHHQCFPRRLSSAAPTAGPLTSYHQYHNQPIHSVSEGVDFYSELRNKGFQRGASQELKEAVRSSVEEEQC, from the exons ATGGAGCTCGCGAAGGCCTTCTCTGGCCAGCGGACACTCCTATCTGCCATCCTCAGCATGCTATCACTCAGCTTCTCCACAACATCCCTGCTCAGCAACTACTGGTTTGTGGGCACACAGAAGGTGCCCAAGCCCCTGTGCGAGAAAGGTCTGGCAGCCAAGTGCTTTGACATGCCAGTGTCCCTGGATGGAGATACCAACACATCCACCCAGGAGGTGGTACAATACAACTGGGAGACTGGGGATGACCGGTTCTCCTTCCGGAGCTTCCGGAGTGGCATGTGGCTATCCTGTGAGGAAACTGTGGAAGAACCAG CACTGCTCCATCCCCAGTCCTGGAAACAATTTAGAGCGCTTCGGTCCAGTGGTACAGCGGCAGCAAAAG GGGAGAGGTGCCGAAGTTTCATTGAACTTACACCACCAGCCGAGAGAG AAATCCTATGGTTATCCCTGGCAACGCAGATCACCTACATCGGACTTCAATTCATCAGCTTCCTCCTGCTACTAACGGACTTGCTACTCACTGGGAACCCTGCCTGTGGGCTCAAACTGAGCGCCTTTGCTGCTGTTTCCTCTGTCCTGTCAG GTCTCCTGGGGATGGTGGCCCACATGATGTATTCACAAGTCTTCCAGGCGACTGCCAACTTGGGTCCGGAAGACTGGAGACCACATGTTTGGAATTATGGCTGGGCCTTCTA CATGGCCTGGCTCTCCTTCACCTGCTGCATGGCATCGGCTGTCACCACCTTCAACACGTACACCAGGATGGTGCTGGAGTTCAAGTGCAAGCATAGTAAGAGCTTCAAGGAAAACCCGAACTGCCTACCACATCACCATCAGTGTTTCCCTCGGCGGCTGTCAAGTGCAGCCCCCACCGCGGGTCCTTTGACCAGCTACCACCAGTATCATAATCAGCCCATCCACTCTGTCTCTGAGGGAGTCGACTTCTACTCCGAGCTGCGGAACAAGGGATTTCAACGAGGGGCCAGCCAGGAGCTGAAAGAAGCAGTTAGGTCATCTGTAGAGGAAGAGCAGTGCTAG
- the GSG1 gene encoding germ cell-specific gene 1 protein isoform X2: MSDPSQLTQNVCLTQEMELAKAFSGQRTLLSAILSMLSLSFSTTSLLSNYWFVGTQKVPKPLCEKGLAAKCFDMPVSLDGDTNTSTQEVVQYNWETGDDRFSFRSFRSGMWLSCEETVEEPALLHPQSWKQFRALRSSGTAAAKGERCRSFIELTPPAERGEKGLLEFATLQGPCHPTLRFGGKRLMEKASLPSPPLGFCGKNPMVIPGNADHLHRTSIHQLPPATNGLATHWEPCLWAQTERLCCCFLCPVRSPGDGGPHDVFTSLPGDCQLGSGRLETTCLELWLGLLHGLALLHLLHGIGCHHLQHVHQDGAGVQVQA; this comes from the exons ATGGAGCTCGCGAAGGCCTTCTCTGGCCAGCGGACACTCCTATCTGCCATCCTCAGCATGCTATCACTCAGCTTCTCCACAACATCCCTGCTCAGCAACTACTGGTTTGTGGGCACACAGAAGGTGCCCAAGCCCCTGTGCGAGAAAGGTCTGGCAGCCAAGTGCTTTGACATGCCAGTGTCCCTGGATGGAGATACCAACACATCCACCCAGGAGGTGGTACAATACAACTGGGAGACTGGGGATGACCGGTTCTCCTTCCGGAGCTTCCGGAGTGGCATGTGGCTATCCTGTGAGGAAACTGTGGAAGAACCAG CACTGCTCCATCCCCAGTCCTGGAAACAATTTAGAGCGCTTCGGTCCAGTGGTACAGCGGCAGCAAAAG GGGAGAGGTGCCGAAGTTTCATTGAACTTACACCACCAGCCGAGAGAGGTGAGAAAGGACTACTGGAATTTGCCACGTTGCAAGGCCCATGTCACCCCACTCTCCGATTTGGAGGGAAGCGGTTGATGGAGAaggcttccctcccctcccctcccttgggTTTTTGTGGCAA AAATCCTATGGTTATCCCTGGCAACGCAGATCACCTACATCGGACTTCAATTCATCAGCTTCCTCCTGCTACTAACGGACTTGCTACTCACTGGGAACCCTGCCTGTGGGCTCAAACTGAGCGCCTTTGCTGCTGTTTCCTCTGTCCTGTCAG GTCTCCTGGGGATGGTGGCCCACATGATGTATTCACAAGTCTTCCAGGCGACTGCCAACTTGGGTCCGGAAGACTGGAGACCACATGTTTGGAATTATGGCTGGGCCTTCTA CATGGCCTGGCTCTCCTTCACCTGCTGCATGGCATCGGCTGTCACCACCTTCAACACGTACACCAGGATGGTGCTGGAGTTCAAGTGCAAGCATAG